Proteins found in one bacterium genomic segment:
- a CDS encoding diguanylate cyclase: protein MAHMSTKPAVKPLDTTEIAKMALAMMATHGITPTPEHYAVWFYYSEGSNKALAVEINQALQNKRKIDDAFCDYLNSRFVAENIDHAVVEQARRDAHALMQHAIALMDGMTQNTSNYSRDMDETVKDLSGHLHIKELREVADAIINKTKELQSHSQNLSTRLQASSKEVQSLRRDLEKITAEAQKDFLTSVDNRKAFDRKLDDMMAITRADGQEMCLLMLDIDNFKDFNDKYGHMVGDEVLKGVARVLVESVRGKDVVARFGGEEFAILLPNTPLAGGLAVAENLRKSVANKRFIRKDNNEKLQEVTISLGVASLKPDDTANLFVTRADDALYRSKKGGRNKVTQESVK from the coding sequence ATGGCTCATATGAGTACAAAGCCCGCCGTGAAACCGCTCGACACCACCGAAATTGCCAAGATGGCGCTGGCCATGATGGCAACCCACGGCATCACGCCGACGCCTGAGCATTACGCGGTCTGGTTTTATTACAGCGAAGGCAGCAACAAGGCCCTGGCCGTTGAAATTAATCAGGCGCTTCAGAACAAACGTAAAATCGACGACGCTTTCTGCGATTACCTCAACAGCCGTTTTGTGGCAGAGAACATCGACCATGCCGTGGTGGAGCAGGCCCGGCGCGATGCCCATGCGCTGATGCAGCACGCCATCGCCCTGATGGACGGCATGACGCAGAACACCAGCAATTACAGCCGCGACATGGATGAGACGGTCAAGGATCTTTCCGGCCATCTCCATATAAAGGAGCTGCGCGAGGTGGCCGATGCCATCATCAACAAGACCAAGGAGCTGCAAAGCCATAGCCAGAACCTGTCCACCAGGCTGCAGGCCTCCTCCAAGGAAGTGCAGTCGCTGCGGCGCGACCTGGAAAAAATCACCGCCGAGGCGCAGAAGGATTTCCTCACCAGCGTCGATAACCGCAAGGCGTTCGACCGTAAGCTGGACGACATGATGGCCATCACCCGGGCGGATGGACAGGAAATGTGCCTGCTGATGCTCGATATCGATAATTTCAAGGATTTCAACGATAAATACGGCCACATGGTGGGCGACGAGGTGCTCAAAGGCGTGGCGCGCGTGCTGGTGGAATCCGTGCGCGGCAAGGATGTGGTGGCCCGTTTCGGCGGGGAGGAATTCGCCATTCTGTTGCCCAACACGCCGCTGGCGGGCGGGCTTGCCGTGGCGGAAAACCTGCGTAAATCGGTCGCCAATAAACGCTTTATCCGTAAGGATAATAATGAGAAGCTGCAGGAGGTGACCATCTCGCTCGGCGTGGCGTCCCTCAAGCCGGATGATACGGCCAATCTGTTTGTCACCCGCGCCGATGATGCCTTATACCGTTCCAAGAAGGGTGGACGTAACAAGGTAACGCAGGAGAGTGTGAAATGA
- a CDS encoding DUF1272 domain-containing protein, giving the protein MLEIRPNCECCDRDLPPDSAEARICSFECTFCARCVDTVLNGVCPNCGGGFAPRPIRPASKLTQYPSSIKRVVKPGGCMQLA; this is encoded by the coding sequence ATGCTGGAGATCCGCCCCAACTGCGAATGCTGCGACAGGGACCTCCCGCCCGATTCCGCCGAGGCGCGCATCTGCAGCTTTGAGTGCACCTTCTGCGCCCGTTGCGTGGATACAGTGTTAAACGGCGTCTGCCCCAATTGCGGCGGTGGCTTCGCCCCGCGCCCCATCCGCCCGGCCAGCAAGCTCACGCAATATCCGTCTTCCATCAAACGGGTGGTGAAGCCGGGCGGCTGTATGCAACTGGCCTAG
- the folE gene encoding GTP cyclohydrolase I FolE — protein sequence MKDQALPKKTVLKRPSQTEAEDAVRTLLAWAGDDPSREGLIDTPKRVAKSYADLFMGYGMDPAEILARTFEEIDGYDEMVVLRDIEFESHCEHHMLPIIGKAHVAYLPDKRVVGISKLARVVDAFARRLQIQEKMTAQIATVINDVLKPKGVGVVVEATHQCMSIRGVHKTGVSMITSHMVGRFRSDARTRQEFLSLIGQDAGRHGAR from the coding sequence GTGAAAGATCAGGCTTTGCCAAAGAAAACAGTTTTGAAACGCCCCAGCCAGACGGAAGCCGAAGACGCCGTGCGCACCCTGCTCGCCTGGGCGGGGGACGACCCCAGCCGTGAAGGATTGATCGACACGCCCAAGCGCGTGGCGAAATCCTATGCCGACCTGTTCATGGGATACGGCATGGACCCGGCCGAGATTCTGGCGCGTACCTTTGAGGAAATTGACGGGTATGACGAGATGGTGGTGCTGCGCGATATCGAGTTCGAATCGCATTGCGAGCATCACATGCTGCCCATCATCGGCAAAGCGCATGTGGCCTATCTGCCAGATAAGCGCGTGGTCGGCATCAGCAAGCTGGCGCGCGTGGTGGATGCCTTCGCACGCCGTTTGCAGATTCAGGAAAAAATGACCGCGCAGATCGCCACCGTCATCAATGACGTGCTGAAGCCCAAGGGCGTGGGCGTGGTGGTGGAAGCCACGCACCAGTGCATGTCCATCCGAGGGGTGCATAAAACGGGCGTGAGCATGATCACCAGCCACATGGTGGGGCGGTTTCGCAGCGATGCGCGCACGCGTCAGGAATTCTTAAGCCTTATCGGGCAGGATGCCGGCAGGCATGGCGCCAGGTAA
- a CDS encoding MotA/TolQ/ExbB proton channel family protein: MSLADSIGLLFDKGGFVMVLLMGLSVYSLALISLKAYQFYNARLFGGNPIADEVMLLLEAEEVTKAKRHARNDATPMGQVIAATFAAIQKPDLTPAKRYAEIQRVGNAALHNLETHMKGLEMASNIAPLLGLLGTVIGMVKAFATLQGAGSRVDPSVLAGGIWEALLTTAGGLMIAIPAMAAFYWLDGFIERFRTQMRDVVTRIIEKDVMIAQHAGNTGVQAAPYSVPQSAAVEQPTYQSMPPLRQPQAQQSQPAHAQPVGQPVAAYGYPARAAG, translated from the coding sequence ATGTCACTGGCCGATTCAATAGGATTACTCTTTGATAAAGGCGGGTTTGTCATGGTGCTGCTGATGGGCCTTTCGGTCTACAGCCTCGCCCTCATCTCGCTGAAAGCTTATCAGTTTTACAACGCGCGCCTGTTTGGCGGCAACCCGATTGCCGATGAGGTGATGCTGCTGCTCGAAGCCGAAGAAGTCACCAAGGCCAAGCGCCATGCCCGCAACGACGCCACGCCGATGGGGCAGGTAATCGCCGCCACCTTCGCCGCCATTCAAAAGCCGGACCTCACGCCCGCCAAGCGCTACGCGGAAATTCAGCGCGTGGGCAATGCCGCGCTCCATAATCTGGAAACGCACATGAAAGGCCTGGAAATGGCCTCCAACATCGCCCCGCTCCTCGGCCTGCTCGGCACGGTCATTGGCATGGTCAAGGCCTTCGCCACACTCCAGGGCGCTGGCAGCAGGGTGGACCCGTCCGTTCTCGCTGGTGGCATCTGGGAAGCGCTGCTCACCACGGCAGGCGGCCTGATGATCGCCATTCCCGCCATGGCAGCCTTTTATTGGCTGGACGGCTTCATCGAGCGCTTCCGCACGCAAATGCGCGACGTGGTGACCCGTATTATTGAAAAAGACGTCATGATCGCCCAACACGCAGGCAACACCGGCGTTCAGGCTGCGCCGTATTCCGTGCCGCAGTCCGCTGCGGTGGAGCAGCCGACCTATCAGTCCATGCCGCCGCTGCGTCAGCCGCAGGCGCAACAATCCCAGCCGGCCCATGCTCAACCCGTTGGCCAGCCGGTTGCCGCTTATGGATATCCTGCGCGCGCCGCCGGTTAA
- a CDS encoding TonB family protein, producing MTTRSGTQPNWTELDNPTITLRQWGIIVGVLVIMHILAFSPWISSLLQAVNKVTVQTIQMRLSQGGEILVNTPPPANATVALPEEAAPGNGMEMAATPEANEEPASAGSHMENAMAMAREMDESQKPASEPTPLAKPAHGVNAVPVPKPEAPALENAAADTQTGNTSASLGKVETVQEKRVKMSAAVQGNADAASGAGSGQGIRMVRGQPGVTTEQQKAAALVVSRYEQLLSGWIEQHRRMPEEALNKGMSGRALVYIRIDRGGNILFSRLEKRTGQSILDKAVMDMIRRANPVPPVPTDYPPGDQLAFRIPVNFTAAKQ from the coding sequence ATGACCACCCGCTCCGGCACGCAGCCAAACTGGACCGAGCTCGACAACCCCACCATTACCCTGCGCCAGTGGGGCATCATCGTCGGGGTGCTGGTCATCATGCACATCCTTGCCTTCAGCCCGTGGATATCCTCCCTGCTGCAGGCCGTGAACAAGGTGACGGTGCAAACCATCCAGATGCGCCTGAGCCAGGGCGGAGAGATTCTCGTCAACACACCGCCGCCAGCCAATGCGACCGTCGCTTTGCCGGAGGAAGCCGCACCCGGCAATGGCATGGAAATGGCCGCCACGCCTGAGGCGAATGAAGAGCCCGCGTCGGCTGGAAGCCATATGGAAAACGCCATGGCCATGGCGCGTGAGATGGACGAATCGCAAAAGCCTGCATCCGAGCCGACCCCTCTGGCGAAACCCGCGCATGGCGTCAATGCCGTTCCCGTACCCAAGCCGGAAGCCCCCGCGCTTGAAAATGCCGCGGCCGATACGCAAACCGGCAATACCAGCGCCTCCCTCGGCAAGGTGGAAACCGTGCAGGAAAAACGTGTAAAAATGTCTGCCGCTGTGCAGGGCAATGCCGATGCGGCATCCGGTGCGGGGAGCGGGCAGGGCATCCGCATGGTGCGCGGTCAGCCCGGCGTCACCACCGAACAGCAAAAAGCCGCGGCCCTCGTGGTGTCGCGCTATGAACAACTGCTCTCCGGCTGGATCGAGCAGCATCGCCGCATGCCGGAGGAAGCCCTGAACAAAGGCATGAGCGGCCGTGCCTTGGTCTATATCCGTATTGATCGTGGCGGGAATATCCTCTTCAGCCGCCTTGAAAAACGCACCGGTCAATCCATCCTCGATAAGGCCGTGATGGACATGATCCGCCGCGCCAACCCGGTGCCGCCCGTACCGACCGATTACCCGCCGGGCGACCAGCTTGCCTTCCGCATTCCGGTCAATTTCACTGCGGCAAAGCAGTAA
- the hemF gene encoding oxygen-dependent coproporphyrinogen oxidase yields MTALAHSPTHSLEEKQTRARAWFRDLRDQICTAFEALEDELSESDKPAGRFVRTPWDRPAGGGGEMSVMKGRVFEKVGVNISTVYGEFSEQFRKEIPGAAEDPRFWASGISLVAHMCSPKVPAVHMNTRFICTTKTWFGGGMDLTPMRENAHDTEFFHGQIKSMCDRHSTAYYPKFKQWCDEYFYLKHRKEPRGVGGIFYDYVDSGDWEADLAFTQDVGRCFKETYVELVKRHLHEGWTAEDREHQLQRRGRYVEFNLLYDRGTKFGLMTDGNVDAILMSMPPEAKW; encoded by the coding sequence ATGACCGCCCTCGCCCATTCGCCGACCCATTCCCTGGAAGAGAAGCAGACACGCGCACGCGCGTGGTTCCGCGATTTGCGGGACCAGATCTGCACGGCGTTCGAGGCGTTGGAAGATGAACTGAGCGAAAGCGACAAGCCAGCCGGACGCTTTGTGCGTACGCCGTGGGACCGCCCGGCAGGCGGTGGCGGTGAAATGAGCGTCATGAAAGGCCGGGTATTTGAGAAGGTGGGCGTGAACATCTCCACCGTCTATGGTGAGTTTTCGGAGCAGTTCCGCAAGGAAATCCCCGGTGCGGCGGAGGACCCGCGCTTCTGGGCCAGCGGCATTTCGCTGGTGGCGCATATGTGTTCGCCCAAGGTACCGGCGGTGCATATGAACACGCGCTTCATCTGCACCACCAAAACCTGGTTCGGCGGGGGCATGGACCTGACGCCGATGCGCGAGAATGCGCATGACACGGAATTTTTCCACGGGCAGATCAAAAGCATGTGCGACCGGCACAGCACGGCTTACTATCCGAAATTCAAGCAATGGTGCGATGAGTATTTCTACCTCAAGCACCGCAAGGAGCCGCGCGGCGTGGGAGGCATTTTTTATGATTATGTGGATAGCGGCGACTGGGAGGCGGACCTCGCCTTCACGCAGGATGTGGGGCGCTGCTTCAAGGAAACCTATGTGGAACTGGTGAAGCGCCACCTGCACGAAGGCTGGACAGCGGAAGACCGCGAGCATCAGTTGCAGCGGCGCGGGCGCTATGTGGAGTTCAACCTGCTCTATGACAGGGGCACGAAATTCGGCCTAATGACGGACGGCAATGTGGATGCGATTCTGATGTCCATGCCGCCAGAGGCGAAGTGGTAG
- a CDS encoding tRNA methyltransferase: MVALALYQPDIAANTGTIARLCACMGVTLHVIEPCGFPFNDAKFKRAAMDYWSRVKLVRHPHWSSFIEQVKREGARLVLMETGHETELYDFAFQPDDIILLGRESAGTPPEIAEQTDAWVGLSMAGGERSLNVAIAAGMALGEAMRQVRHKA; encoded by the coding sequence ATGGTCGCCCTCGCCCTTTATCAGCCAGATATCGCCGCCAATACCGGCACCATCGCACGTTTGTGCGCCTGCATGGGAGTGACGCTGCATGTGATTGAACCCTGCGGCTTTCCCTTTAATGATGCCAAGTTCAAACGCGCCGCCATGGATTACTGGAGCCGGGTGAAGCTGGTGCGGCATCCGCACTGGTCGTCTTTCATTGAGCAGGTTAAACGTGAGGGGGCGCGGCTGGTGCTGATGGAGACGGGGCACGAGACGGAGCTCTATGACTTCGCCTTTCAGCCCGATGACATTATCTTATTAGGGCGCGAAAGCGCTGGCACACCGCCGGAGATTGCCGAACAGACCGATGCCTGGGTGGGGTTGAGCATGGCGGGTGGAGAACGCTCGCTCAACGTGGCCATTGCGGCGGGCATGGCGCTGGGAGAAGCGATGCGGCAGGTGCGGCATAAGGCTTGA
- the petA gene encoding ubiquinol-cytochrome c reductase iron-sulfur subunit has protein sequence MAASKSPTAANTAHSADQTDGKRRDFLVLTATAMGGLAAATAAWPLIDSLNPSQDVLAMASTEVDISKVAEGQSIRVMWRGKPVFIRHRTAKEIEEARAVNLGELRDPQQDSDRVKPGKEAWLVLVGVCTHLGCVPIGESGDFGGWLCPCHGSHYDTSGRIRKGPAPANLAVPEYAFLNDTKIKIG, from the coding sequence ATGGCTGCAAGCAAAAGCCCGACCGCGGCAAACACCGCACACTCTGCCGACCAGACGGATGGCAAACGCCGCGATTTTCTGGTCCTCACCGCAACCGCCATGGGCGGTCTGGCCGCAGCCACCGCTGCCTGGCCGTTGATCGACAGCCTCAATCCTTCGCAGGATGTATTGGCCATGGCCTCCACCGAGGTGGATATTTCCAAAGTAGCCGAAGGCCAGTCCATCCGCGTGATGTGGCGTGGCAAGCCGGTCTTCATCCGTCACCGTACGGCCAAGGAGATTGAAGAGGCGCGCGCCGTGAACCTCGGCGAGCTTCGCGACCCGCAGCAGGATTCCGACCGCGTGAAGCCCGGCAAGGAAGCCTGGCTGGTTCTGGTCGGCGTCTGCACCCACCTGGGTTGCGTGCCGATTGGCGAATCCGGCGATTTCGGCGGCTGGCTCTGCCCCTGCCACGGCTCACATTACGACACCTCCGGCCGCATCCGCAAGGGCCCGGCTCCCGCTAATCTGGCCGTGCCGGAATACGCATTTCTGAACGATACGAAAATCAAGATCGGTTAA
- a CDS encoding cytochrome b: MATPKHASDATPKQGICDWIEYRLPIFSFLRHSAEYRAPKNLSYMWNFGSLAGICLVMQIITGIVLAMQYTPHVSFAFDSVERIMRDVNYGWLLRYTHAVGASMFFAVVYIHILRGLYYGSYKAPRELIWWFGIVIFLLMMATAFMGYVLPWGQMSFWGATVITNLFSAVPLVGEHIVTWLWGGFSVDNPTLNRFFSLHYLLPFIIFALVALHVVALHIHGSSNPTGVEIKSNKDSIPFHPYYTVKDLFGFGIFFLVFMAFVFYYPNVLGHPDNYIPADPMVTPAHIVPEWYFLPFYAILRAIPNKLGGVVAMISAILILFVIPWLDRSPVRSSSYRPMYRIFFWLLVVTGLVLGYAGSQTPDWGTLIAFCKGDACQSIHAWLLVIPTGDASAYLPDITVARLATLYYFAHFLVVMPMVAKRETPKPLPVSISAAYK, encoded by the coding sequence ATGGCCACTCCTAAACACGCTTCCGACGCCACGCCCAAGCAGGGCATTTGCGACTGGATCGAATACCGCCTGCCGATTTTCTCCTTCCTGCGCCACAGCGCTGAATACCGCGCCCCGAAAAACCTCAGCTACATGTGGAATTTCGGCTCGCTCGCCGGCATCTGCCTGGTGATGCAGATCATCACCGGCATCGTACTGGCCATGCAATATACCCCCCATGTCAGCTTCGCCTTCGACTCCGTCGAACGCATCATGCGCGACGTGAATTACGGCTGGCTGCTGCGTTACACACATGCCGTCGGCGCGTCGATGTTCTTCGCCGTGGTCTACATCCACATTCTCCGCGGGCTCTATTACGGTTCCTACAAGGCACCGCGTGAGCTTATCTGGTGGTTCGGCATCGTCATCTTCCTGCTCATGATGGCCACCGCCTTCATGGGTTATGTACTGCCATGGGGCCAGATGAGCTTCTGGGGCGCAACCGTGATCACCAATCTCTTCTCTGCCGTGCCGCTTGTGGGCGAGCATATCGTCACCTGGCTGTGGGGCGGCTTCTCCGTGGATAACCCCACGCTCAACCGCTTCTTCTCGCTGCATTACCTGCTGCCCTTCATCATTTTCGCCCTGGTGGCGCTGCATGTTGTGGCGCTGCACATCCACGGTTCCAGCAACCCCACGGGCGTGGAGATCAAAAGTAACAAGGACAGCATCCCCTTTCACCCTTATTACACGGTGAAAGATCTGTTCGGCTTCGGCATCTTCTTCCTGGTGTTTATGGCCTTTGTTTTCTACTACCCCAACGTGCTCGGCCACCCGGATAACTACATCCCGGCCGACCCGATGGTAACCCCCGCGCACATCGTGCCGGAATGGTACTTCCTGCCGTTCTACGCCATCCTGCGCGCCATCCCCAACAAGCTGGGCGGCGTGGTGGCGATGATCTCCGCCATCCTGATCCTCTTTGTGATTCCCTGGTTGGATCGCTCTCCGGTTCGCAGCAGCAGCTACCGCCCGATGTACCGCATCTTCTTCTGGCTGCTGGTCGTCACTGGCCTGGTTCTGGGTTATGCCGGTTCCCAAACGCCGGATTGGGGCACGCTGATCGCCTTCTGCAAAGGCGATGCCTGCCAGAGCATCCATGCCTGGCTTCTGGTCATCCCGACGGGAGACGCATCCGCCTACCTGCCGGATATCACGGTGGCGCGCCTGGCGACCTTGTATTACTTCGCGCATTTCCTGGTGGTGATGCCGATGGTGGCGAAGCGTGAAACGCCGAAGCCCCTGCCGGTTTCCATCAGCGCAGCCTACAAATAA
- a CDS encoding cytochrome c1, whose protein sequence is MFTAAVASLLMAVQPAAASSDVEHPKQMEWAFDGVTGHFDLPSVQRGYQVYKQVCASCHSMKRVHFRNLAAIGFSEGEIKSIAAEYTYSELNDDGEAADRPGRPSDAFKSPFANDQAARASNGGALPPDLSLIVKARHDGANYVYSLITGYAEAPAGVEVPEGKYYNPYFPGHNIGMPPPLAEGALEYQDGTAATPDQMAHDVVNFLQWAAEPEMEQRKQMGLKIMVFLALATVFFYIAKRIVWRDVK, encoded by the coding sequence ATGTTCACCGCCGCAGTGGCAAGCCTGCTGATGGCCGTGCAACCCGCCGCCGCATCTTCCGATGTCGAACATCCAAAACAGATGGAATGGGCGTTCGACGGCGTTACCGGTCATTTCGACCTGCCGTCCGTCCAGCGTGGTTATCAGGTGTATAAGCAGGTCTGCGCTTCCTGCCATTCCATGAAGCGTGTGCATTTCCGCAATCTGGCCGCCATCGGGTTTTCCGAAGGCGAGATCAAGTCCATCGCGGCGGAATATACCTATTCCGAGCTGAATGACGATGGCGAAGCGGCCGACCGTCCGGGCCGCCCGTCCGATGCGTTCAAATCCCCCTTCGCCAACGACCAGGCCGCACGCGCTTCCAACGGCGGCGCCCTGCCGCCGGATCTGTCGCTGATCGTCAAGGCCCGTCATGACGGTGCCAATTATGTTTATTCGCTGATCACCGGCTATGCCGAGGCTCCCGCCGGTGTGGAAGTGCCCGAGGGAAAATATTACAATCCCTATTTCCCGGGTCACAACATCGGCATGCCACCGCCGCTGGCCGAAGGTGCGCTGGAGTATCAGGATGGCACCGCCGCCACGCCTGACCAGATGGCGCATGACGTGGTCAACTTCCTGCAATGGGCCGCTGAACCGGAAATGGAGCAGCGCAAGCAGATGGGCCTGAAGATCATGGTCTTCCTGGCTTTGGCCACGGTGTTTTTCTACATCGCCAAACGTATCGTCTGGCGCGATGTGAAATAA
- a CDS encoding DUF2238 domain-containing protein — MNIAASPFHFIVISLLLFTAWSGYHAYEPDVWLMEAAPVLIAFAVFALTQKRFPFTPMTYWLLWIGAVFVLIGAHYTYARMPLFEWLRESWQLQRNPYDRVGHFVQGFVPAIFIRELIIRTSPLKKGCWVWFLALCFSMAKSATYELAEWAAAITYGKGADDFLALQGDPWDAQQDMLMATLGAGMALLLLSRRHDQQLEKLAKPKKVPQGKRIAPSKSRRP, encoded by the coding sequence GTGAATATTGCTGCAAGTCCCTTTCACTTTATCGTTATCAGCCTGCTGCTGTTTACGGCATGGTCGGGCTATCATGCGTATGAGCCGGATGTATGGCTCATGGAGGCTGCGCCTGTGCTGATTGCTTTTGCGGTCTTCGCGCTGACGCAAAAACGGTTTCCATTCACCCCAATGACCTACTGGCTTTTATGGATTGGCGCGGTGTTTGTGCTGATAGGCGCGCATTATACCTATGCGCGGATGCCTTTGTTTGAATGGTTGAGGGAAAGCTGGCAGCTTCAGCGCAACCCTTATGACAGGGTCGGCCATTTTGTGCAGGGCTTCGTGCCGGCGATTTTCATCCGCGAGCTGATCATCCGCACCAGCCCGCTGAAAAAAGGCTGCTGGGTGTGGTTTCTCGCGCTCTGCTTCAGCATGGCGAAAAGCGCGACCTACGAATTGGCGGAATGGGCGGCGGCCATCACCTATGGAAAGGGCGCCGATGATTTTCTCGCCCTGCAGGGCGATCCCTGGGATGCGCAGCAGGACATGCTGATGGCCACCCTCGGTGCAGGCATGGCCCTGCTATTGCTTAGCCGCCGGCATGACCAGCAACTGGAGAAGCTGGCGAAGCCGAAAAAAGTTCCGCAGGGCAAAAGGATTGCGCCTTCGAAAAGCCGGCGGCCTTAG
- a CDS encoding sigma-70 family RNA polymerase sigma factor yields MEVMDNEHLVRLAAAGDAKAFARLIEENYMLIYKVAYKWCGRRDDAQDIAQEVCMALAAKLSGYRGEAKFTSWLYRVTINAAKDYCRARERVNNREIAFSEGFDAASDEVNAEQRLLAAESYRHIHGLPEGIRDAVLLVFGENMNHKQAAAILGCAETTISWRIFQARKLLKPLMTARPESPRTGNSHAG; encoded by the coding sequence ATGGAAGTAATGGATAACGAGCATTTGGTAAGGCTGGCCGCCGCGGGAGATGCCAAGGCATTCGCGCGCCTTATCGAAGAGAATTACATGCTGATTTACAAGGTGGCGTACAAATGGTGCGGTCGCCGTGATGATGCACAGGACATAGCGCAGGAGGTTTGCATGGCTCTGGCTGCCAAGCTTTCCGGTTATCGTGGCGAAGCGAAATTCACCAGCTGGCTTTACCGCGTCACCATCAATGCGGCTAAGGATTATTGCCGTGCCAGAGAGAGGGTAAATAACCGTGAAATAGCCTTCAGCGAAGGGTTCGATGCAGCCTCCGATGAGGTAAATGCCGAACAGAGACTGCTTGCCGCCGAATCCTACCGCCACATCCATGGCCTGCCTGAAGGCATACGCGATGCGGTGCTCCTGGTGTTCGGTGAAAACATGAACCACAAACAGGCGGCCGCCATATTGGGTTGCGCGGAAACGACCATTTCGTGGCGCATCTTTCAGGCCCGCAAACTTCTCAAACCACTCATGACCGCAAGGCCGGAGTCACCCAGGACAGGGAATAGCCATGCAGGATAA